A stretch of Lactuca sativa cultivar Salinas chromosome 6, Lsat_Salinas_v11, whole genome shotgun sequence DNA encodes these proteins:
- the LOC128126752 gene encoding uncharacterized protein LOC128126752 yields the protein MAKFGIQVSMGQYRRAKKCALKVVEGSLVEHYGKLWSYGHEILRTNPGSTVKLDMEDGPDGKKYFSKFYCCFQGVKQGWIEGCRRVIGLDGCFLKGVCKGELLCAIGRDANDKIYPIAWAVVNVENKQNWKWFLELLIDDLNLNLGNGFSLMSDQHKGLIEAVKELIPYVKHRQCARHICQNLQKRFTGAIYHTLFWRASKATTGHAFKVVMKEIETLNPYAHQYLMEKDPKT from the exons ATGGCCAAGTTTGGTATCCAAGTTAGTATGGGGCAATATAGAAGAGCAAAGAAGTGTGCACTAAAAGTTGTTGAAGGTAGCCTTGTTGAACATTATGGTAAGCTGTGGTCATATGGTCATGAGATTTTAAGGACAAATCCTGGGTCAACTGTGAAACTAGATATGGAGGATGGTCCAGATGGAAAGAAATATTTTAGCAAGTTCTATTGTTGTTTTCAAGGAGTTAAACAAGGTTGGATTGAAGGGTGTAGAAGGGTAATTGGTCTTGATGGCTGTTTTCTTAAAGGTGTTTGTAAGGGAGAATTGCTTTGTGCTATTGGGAGGGATGCAAATGACAAGATATATCCTATTGCTTGGGCAGTGGTTAATGTGGAGAACAAGCAGAATTGGAAGTGGTTTTTAGAGCTTCTCATTGATGATCTAAACTTAAATTTAGGCAATGGTTTCAGTTTAATGTCAGACCAACATAAG GGTTTGATAGAGGCTGTTAAAGAGTTGATTCCATATGTAAAGCACAGGCAGTGTGCTAGACATATTTGCCAGAATTTGCAAAAGAGATTTACTGGTGCCATATATCATACCTTGTTTTGGAGAGCATCTAAAGCCACAACTGGGCATGCTTTTAAAGTTGTGATGAAAGAAATTGAGACATTGAACCCATATGCCCATCAATATCTCATGGAGAAAGATCCTAAGACATAG
- the LOC111885086 gene encoding peroxidase 24, whose amino-acid sequence MRRSIFGFLFVSILVVGCMGDNGGLKMRYYKKRCSSVSVETTVRDIVWSKVSANPAMAAKLLRLHYHDCFVRGCDGSILLDPVQNSTNEKTARPNKSLSGYEVIDEIKTTLESDCPGTVSCADILALAARDAVSFQFQTKMWPVFTGRKDGLVSLESEVGINLPSAGANFTTLVTQFGNKGLDIHDLVALSGAHTIGTSRCVLVARRLYNFTGIGDADPSLNVTYANELRKICPNPQIPTTTLEMDPNSSLSFDSNYYQALNQHKGLFVSDAALLTNPQSAHITQVLQNPSVFFAQFAQSMVRMGAIEVLTGHQGEVRTNCRVVNKQ is encoded by the exons ATGAGGAGAAGCATATTTGGATTCTTGTTTGTTTCCATTTTAGTAGTTGGCTGCATGGGCGATAATGGGGGGTTGAAGATGAGGTACTACAAGAAGCGATGTTCTTCAGTTTCAGTTGAGACTACAGTAAGGGACATTGTATGGAGCAAAGTTTCTGCAAATCCTGCCATGGCTGCCAAGCTTCTAAGGCTTCATTATCATGACTGCTTTGTTAGG GGATGTGACGGTTCGATTCTGTTGGATCCTGTGCAAAATAGTACAAATGAAAAAACGGCAAGACCCAATAAATCTCTTTCTGGATATGAAGTGATTGATGAAATAAAGACGACTTTAGAATCTGACTGTCCCGGAACTGTTTCTTGTGCCGATATCCTTGCGTTGGCAGCTAGAGACGCGGTTTCCTTCCAA TTTCAAACGAAAATGTGGCCGGTTTTCACGGGAAGAAAAGACGGACTGGTGTCGTTGGAATCAGAAGTTGGCATCAATTTACCATCGGCAGGTGCCAATTTTACAACTCTCGTAACCCAATTTGGAAACAAAGGTCTTGACATCCATGATCTTGTAGCACTTTCGG GGGCACATACAATTGGTACATCGCGTTGCGTACTCGTTGCCAGAAGGCTCTACAATTTTACAGGGATAGGAGATGCCGATCCTTCTCTTAATGTGACATATGCAAATGAACTAAGAAAAATATGCCCCAACCCTCAAATTCCAACCACAACTCTTGAAATGGATCCTAATAGCTCACTCTCCTTTGATTCTAATTACTATCAAGCTTTAAACCAACATAAAGGTCTATTCGTGTCCGATGCAGCATTACTCACAAACCCACAATCGGCTCATATAACACAAGTTCTACAAAACCCTTCAGTGTTTTTTGCTCAGTTTGCTCAGTCCATGGTACGAATGGGGGctattgaagtccttacaggTCATCAAGGAGAAGTCAGGACGAATTGTCGAGTTGTTAATAAACAATGA